In Myripristis murdjan chromosome 18, fMyrMur1.1, whole genome shotgun sequence, the sequence ATCACTGCTGGTAAGCATGCAACAGCACATTCATGTACTTAAAACCTTTCCTCCCCTTATTCTTTTAAGCAAAGAAtcttcatattttattgttgtgttgtttttttgtttttttaaggctTAATAATGTGTTATTGCCGTTGGTTTTAGGCTGTTGTCACATTTTCTTGGTTATTTTGTGTTAACACAGTGCATGAACAGACTGAAATTCCAGACACTTGGTCCTAATGTTGCTGAGGAGCTAGTGATGATGTTCTTTGTCGCTCTCTGAAGGTGATAATAGCCGGGAGTGTGGCCATAGCAGCGCAGAACCTTCATCTGCCCACTGTGAGTTACCTGGCTGGAGATGAGAAGCCCTTCTCCATCATTTATATACACAAGGGGTGGACAAAATCATGGAAACACCATACAATACATAAATAtcagataaaaagataaaaaaagatgaagtcATGACATATTATATCTCAAAGGTTAacttcactgtgacatcataatGTTCCGCAAAAATGTTTTTCGGGCCATTATTCAACACCATCATTCAGCATTTTCACTTGACTTTCTCTAACTGGGTGACTAACAGGACAGGGGGCCTCCTGATCCTCTGGTAGTCCACCACAACCTCattggttttgctgatattgaGCTTCAGTGCACCACGTGATGAAGCTCTCTGTCATTCCTCTGCACTCCTCTGTAAAAATAGTCTCcatttcaccaaaaatacactggaaacattttattaaattcctTCAAAACTGATGTAAACGGCAAGTTTGCCAGGTGGACAGAGGCATACAACCATGAGGTGGTATTTCtagtttttttcacatttccctTTCAATGTCTTGGGCACCATGCAAAAGTCTTATAAATGCAAGGAAAACACTGcttttcctgtctgtgtgtgcatgtatctgtcTGCCGCTAGTCTCACATACTACTGGGCCTCATACTGTATGATCAAGGGTCTCttgtgattcaaaacctttgaaaaaccagTCCATCTGTCTTTTGTCCACCCTCTATAAATGtctgaagcagaaacacaagagGACTAACCTTTCTGAGGCATGAGTGAgaagccttgttttttttttttgtttgtttgtttccaaacTGAAGCTGCCTctcggttgtgtgtgtgtctcagctgaAGGCCTGTCTGGGGATGCAGATTGTGGCCTGTGGTGCGTCCCTGTTCAACATGATCCACACTGTGATTAAACTGGAAGATCATCGGTATCGTTGCTGGTATTACGATGAAGAAGATCTCGGCACATTGAATTTCACCACTTGCAAGCAAGTTTCAGTGAGTTATAAATGTGCTCTTCGGATTGATTGTATTGTCATGATTTGACATTTGGTATGCTAGTAACTTGCAGGTAGGACTAGGTGAGAAAGCCAGAATGTATAtatcattatttgtttgtttttgcatgcatgaTGCAAAATTTACATGTCACTTCTGCCTAATCGGTTTGCTGCTTCAGTGGCCAAATTTCCCTGCAGGTCTCATCCTATTGTCCTGTCAGTCTAACCTCTGCTGTTCTCTCTACACCAACAGGACGCCTATTCTCACATGGATTCTGAGAGCATTCTCGTTCAGGCTGCTCTGGTGGCTATCTCCATCACTCTGGCTGCCTACTGCTGCAAGGTGGTCAACTGCTGCTCCCCGGCCCCCAAAATGGTGAGCAGCAAGTTGTTGTGTTGGAATGACTGTATTTCTGGGGCTAAGACACATAGGAAGTTATCTCAGAAGACTTGTCagacctgttttttgtttgtttgtttgtcagtcaCTTTCAACTGCCCCAAGATAGCAATGAAGCAGAAGAAGACGAGTTTGGGTGTTTTGGTGACAAATTCTATCAGATTTAGCTACATGATTGTACTGTAGAGTTCAGTGAATTGATGCCCATCAGTACAAAGTGAAGCGCTCGTGTTTCAACAGGAGGCTGCTGCTCTGTCGGCCATTagtctgttttcatttgttcttctccttgtttctctctctcttcccagccgGTGATCACTGTACAAGCCCCTCCTGCCCCGCACTGAGGACAGATGCTGTCTGAGAACAGAAGCCAGGCGCAAAGCCTCATATAGCtccttaaaaaaatacataaaggtTTATAAATGTCAACATGTATGgtacaaatgacaaaaatactgTATAATCCTGTGGTATacaacattgttttgtttacacTTGATATCTATGTTTTTATATGGACTTAATCTCCACTGATGTGAACTTTGTGCATAAGGGTTACTCACATTTTTGGAGAGAATTCCTCATGAGGTAAACCCATAAAATATATCATAGTAATTTCCATGATGTAAGTCATATGAAGAAAGCAtgtaattgatttttgtttatcttgGTGGTTTGTCTATGGCTGATCACCAACTGGAGGAAATACAGtttcctcctttttatttaGCACCACATCACTGCATTTAACTACAATGTCAAATAAAGATCATATTTCAATGAGCTGCACTTCACCAGTTTATTTTAGTTGGAGCCCAGTGGCTTTACCACTGTTAGAGACACAAATATACAATGGAGTGACCATCATATTCATGTTCATAGTGTGGCTTGTACTGAAAATGCTAATATTTCCATGAAAGTTGATATTGCTATAAAAATGGGAAATTATTCGGATGTCAATATACACGGACATCAGTGGACATTTTGGGAAGTTCTCTGCTAAATGACCAGATTGGCCTCACAATAACATCTTTTCTAAAGCCTACATCCATATAATACTGACTAGAGATCTTCTGATTTTAAGAATGTGTTACACACTTTTTAAAAGAGCTCAATTTGACGTGTAACTTGTggttaataattaaaaaataatgaggCTTTTATCATTATAATGACGAAGGggcaaaacagaggaaacaccaagaaaacaaatgagaagtCGCGTCTTGAAAAGAGACAAACAGTACATCCAGCTGATCATGGGCGTCATTTTCGGAGTTTCTGGAGTAAAATCACAGCACATCCCATCCTGATCTCTGGTCGAAGCTCGTCATGATCTCACAGGCAGGAAATGTGTTGCAGGAGTCAAATTCCTCTGCCCGAGAGGAGGCGGGACTGGCCTCCAAAGTCACGGAGCTGCACGAAGCTCCGGGGCGGCGGTGGAAACTTCGCGGCGGAGCCTCTGAGTTGTGGCGGACACGGTGACCATGGCAGGTAGAAACAGGCCTTTCCAGCTGCACGCTTCTTCCTTTTCCAGCCTAGGAATTATCACATGAAATCTCTGCTGCTTCTCTGATGAGCTTTCAGGGTGACACAGTGACGCTCACAGGCTGTAAAAGCATTCTTCATCATATTTGCTTCTTCATTTTGGAGCTTTTCTGCTGCGAGTTGCATGAGTAAGCCAGCCTGTgtcattactgttattttttttacagcagaagGAGCGGCTGTGGACGCGGGGAGCGGCCCGGACCAGAGCCCCCTGGTCTCAGTGACCTTCCAGAGAGACCCGGCCAGGAAGCAGAAATACCTGGAGTCCGAACCCAAGGCTCTGGGGgtacacatctgtgtgtgtgtgtgtgtgtgtgtgtgtgtgtgtgtgtgtgtgtgtgtgtgtgtgtgtgtgtgtgtgtgtgtgtgtgtaggtgcgaTATGTCATTAGTGGGCTAATGAAGGCCAATTAGTCACaggactgttaaaaaaaaagaaaaaaagttagtGTCAGTTGTGGGGTCTGTTGTTATccttatttaaaatgaatttaaatcagGCAACAAAAAACGAACCATTACTAGATTTCAGTTACTGTACATGCACAGgtttatgtcttattttattttacatccaGGAAAAATGTGTCACACAAGATTAACAGCCATATTTCTAACATTATTGTACCTGTTTTGTTTCGGTTTTGTCTCTCTGCTATGATTTGCTGCTTGCtgaacagttaacagttaattaacatcTTTATGATGATTCAGGACTCTGGAACATTAATGCATTATACAAACTGCATTAATTTAAGCCACAAGCCACTGTAGCTTTTGGTTTTGTCatatagcctgtgtgtgtgtgtgtcagtgaacttGTCACTAGAGGTCTTCATGGGTCCAAAACTTCATACCCAAACCCAAAAATATCAAGAAGTGTACGACCTGGACCCAGCCACCACAGAGTCCCTCCTGTTTGACTGAGAAAACAAAGgataaaaacatgacttttaACCCGACAACCTGACGACCGTGAGAcaacagctaatgttagcattcTGCAGAACATTTGAACATTGACTTAAGAAATGAGTCCAAGGTGTTCATATATATTTCATAATTACTTGACACCTTTCCTATCGTATCACTGAAACATGGGCCCGATGTCCGTCTGATTTTCACGATGcattgttttctcagttgctgaTCAGTGAGGAAGCATTGAAATAATAATGCTTTGTCAGATTTATAATCGATGCAGCCTGGAACAGAGCATGAGCACAGCGTTTGAACTTCCCACACTGAGCGTGATGTCAGAGGAAAATGGCTGCCATGTGAATATGGTCTGCTCGGGGAGTCAGGCAAACCTGAAGACCTCTACTTGACACACAAGTTGACGTCTCAAAGGGAAGATCTCACGCTTATTTATTGTCgattggggaaaaaatgaaaaagtgacccTACGTAACAACTGCCCCCACTCTCCCCAAACTGACATGTCCTCTGTCCCAGATCACTCAGATCAGCCTCAGCGTGTTTCAGATCAGCGTGGTTTCTGTGTTCATGGCCCGGGGATTGGACCACGTACCAGTTGAGATACCGTTCATCATCGCATCACTGCTGGTAAGCACGCAACAGCACATTCATGTACTTACAACTTTTCCTCCCCTTATTCTTTTAAGCAAAGAAtcttcatattttattgttgtgttgttttttaaggCTTAATAATGTATTATTGCTGTTGGTTTTAGGCGGTTGTCACATTTTCTtggttattttgtgttaaaacgGTGCATGAACAGACTGAAATTCCAGACACTTGGTCCTAATGTTGCTGAGGAGCTAGTGATGATGTTCTTTGTCACTCTCTGAAGGTGATAATAGCTGGGAGTGTGGCCATAGCAGCACAGAACCTTCATCTGCCCACTGTGAGTTACCTGGCTGGAGATGAGAAGCCCTTCTCCATCATTTATATACACAAGGGCTGGACAAAATCATGGAAACACCATACAGTACATAAATATCATGTACCTTATGTAGAATGAGCCCACACCTGCCTTCAGAACACCAAACATGAGTGCATCTGGATGGAGGAAAACGCTGAAAGAATTAACAGACCAGGTTATTTTTCTGCACTGCCCAGGGCTCTTTACATAaggtaaaaaattaaaaatttcacACAGCAACTCAGCGCTGCCAAAGTGTAAAGTTACTTAGTGAAATTTGAATATGACTGGCTGAATATGGCTGTCTAGTTCTGTAGTTTTCAAAGAGGCGTCTGTGGAGCCCAGGGGTCCTCAAGGGGCCTCCAAGGGGTCCACAGTAAAATGAATTtagtttcactgtaatttaatttgctaAAAACTGTTAGAATGCAGACAATGTCTGAGGAATCATTTTCCCATTTTGAGAGCCTTTGAAACCTGCACAAATTCACATGATTTCTTCCAAAACTAGAaacttgaaaatgatttttaaaaatactttaaaattacaagaaaactattttatGACAATGATTCAAAGGGTGAATTtcaaggtcagatcagtgaagcTTCAtcaacatcagatttttttgtgtttaaatgatcGTCAAGTCAtttaaaaccaaacacaaaccaaaatataagGGTCACTTAGGGCAAATCACTTCACATGGGGGTTCGTGGTTTAATGAAAGTCAAGGTGGGGGTCTACAAcatgacacagtttgaaaaccccctagttcagttgtgttttttttaaattgcagtttAGTCACTACAAAGTTCCCTTGAATATGTTTCCTTAATTTTGTCCAGTGTCTGAAACAGAAGCCCAGGAGCAACTGCTTAGAGacatttttctcaaaataaaagtgcctctcggttgtgtgtgtgtctcagctgaAGGCCTGTCTGGGGATGCAGATTGTGGCGTGCAGTGCGTCCCTGTTCAACATGCTCCTCGCTGTCATTAAACTGGAAGATCACAGCTTCTCCTGCTGGTATTTCAATGAAATTAACGGCACAGTTCATTTCCCCAGTCTTTGCCGCCAACTCGAGGTGAGTTCTAACCATGAGCCAGCGATTGCATTGTCATATTTTGGCATTTGGTATGTTATTAAGTAGAGCTGAGTGATATATAATGCATGTGGCATTAggatcaatctttttttttttttttagcaacaataaaacaaaaaactattaaatcatttttcagctgtagctccagtaaaaaaaaaaaaaaagaaagaatcaaATTCACAGCTTGATTTCTACttcctttttgctttttaagAGTGAAGCCAAAAGCTAAACTTTCAGTTTTCTACTGTGAGACAGTGGAGCAGAAAAGCAtctctgctgctttgttgttttttcttttcagtgtgatCGTATTGAAGTCACATCCACCAAAATGTGAGGACAGGAAGTACACActtatattcaaaatgaaagTCCCCCTTGGTAGTAGCAGTGGTTCAGTGGTTGAAGTTTTTTATTCCATGAtaattttgtcaacaaataaataatgtttatatttgGATCACTGGCCAAGTAGGGTACACAGCCTTGAGCAGTAATTCAAACACAGATATGCAGTTAGGTCTGTAAGTATTTGAGGGTTGATCAGCAGTTCAGTGCAGTGGAGATGCTAATCTAAAGCATACACATCACAAAACTTCCACTTTGCTTCTCTTTGACCAGTTGTCAAATGTCCCGGGCCGTCCTCACAGGTCTCATCCCATTGTCCTGTCAGTCTAAGCATAACCTCTGCTGTTCTCTCTCCACCAACAGGACGCCTATTCCCACCTGTGCTCTGAGAGCATTCTCGTTCAGGCTGCTCTGGTGGCTATCTCCATCACTCTGGCTGCCTACTGCTGCAAGGTGGTCAACTGCTGCTCCCCGGCCCCCAAAATGGTGAGCAGCAAAGCCTTTTCTTGAaatgagtgtatttgtgtgtattattCCTATGACCATGTGCAACAATTCTCAATAGCAAAAAGTCCTGGTTAGTGTTATGAActcaataatgtgttttttttttttgttttgttttttttcaattacaTGTGAACGCAACgatcaaacaagtaaaaatgacGACCCCCACCAATTGTGACACACACTTTGATCAGCACCGTGTGAGGCAGCGGGATGTCAAGAAAAACTGTTGTTGGTAGAGAGTTTTTCATCCACTCAACATAGAATGAGATGAGCAGATAAATGAGTGAGTGAAAGTCAGTAGATCTAACACGGTGGGCGTGGCCATGCGGAAACCAACCTATCAGCAGCTGCATGCCGAGTCAGATGGACAGCCCACGTGGCCTGGGAGAATGCAAGCGTGGCCCAATCTGTGCAAGAGTGATTACATTTTctttatgctgcattcatgtcataAGGTATTTACTATGAGTACCAACTTCCGACTTGTAAACAGCGCTCACACCAACATGCAACTTGGAATTACAACTGGGAAGCTCTGATTAGAAGGCAGATAACACAAATATCTGAAAATGGCGACCGTTAGACATAATTCAATCCAAATCTAATACCACTTTCATCATGCGTGCTTTTTAAACCAATAAACcagggctattcaattacaaattcagttgggccagatttttaaccgagaccttaagctgggccagacattttccagacatttaaaacggcggttttcatcgtcaatttttcgtttaagggttgaaaaagacatacttttgagccgctagcatcagtaactttcaaaacaacgcgctgcagtgtgagttggttgtgtgttgctaggcaacgtggagtgttgcattcactttctgaactactgcagggatttcgagttcattctcgcgaatgtttttctctgctttttttggttgaaccacgagctgggccactcgggaattgcttctgggccgcatgtggcccgcgggccgccaaTTGAATAGGCCTGCAATAAACCATACAACTGAGCATATTTTGTCAAATTAATGGATGAACAGTGGTGCATCTTGATATGGACGTGAACAGCTGTAACATTCGCTTACTtagtttcacttattttattttccagctgATGAGAACACTTACAAGACGTACTGATGGGAAACTTTGTGACTTttaccttttttccccacacgacatgaatgcagcattagctCAGCACAAACTTGTGTGCTGAAATTTCATGGTGTTGCTGTGGTCTGTGACGTACCTGCTTTAAGATTTGTGTTGACGACTGAATCTGCTCAGAGGTTACAAGCCCACCACGCCCCCTCTGTCGGCCATTagtctgttttcatttgctcttctccttgtttctctctctcctcccagccGGTGATCACTGTACAAGCCCCTCCTGCCCCCGCAGCCAGGACAGATGCTGTCTGAGAACTGAAACTTCAATATGCATTTTGtaatacaaattacaaaaatacagtattatCCTGTGTTATATGAAATCGTTTTGTTTGCACTTGATATCTATGTTTTTATAAGGACAATCTCCACTGACTTTTAGGATAGCCTGATGATGTTTGATTGTTGATTACAATGGACTAAAATGTACTAAATGTATTAACACATAATGATGGACGCTGTGGAGAGTATTTGTTATTTGTGCATAAGGGTTACTCACACTTTTGGAGACATATATAATGTGTTGTAGTAAATAGCATCAAACTAATCTAAgtcatttgaggaaaaaaagcataaatgaatgactgaaaatatcattgatttttttaaaaacttttcttttctttttttttggaactgaGGGGTTCTTTTAGCAGGTTTCCAGACAGCATGCAGTGCTGCTAAAAGAGCTACAGTCCATATTTATGCAACATAGTTCAGATGcaactttgtttttctgataGGACAGAGGGATGAAAACTGCTTATAAACTTATGGACAATTAATTCAAATGTTTCAGAGTGAATTTCAtaggcacaaaacaaaactactggcgtttaaaaaaaaaatattcaagggAAATCCAAATGTTTCCTATCTTTATCATTAACAATTGAATACATAAATGAAGTCACACATCAGTATCAAATGGTGCACTGCAGTACAGGTATAGTaacacagggaaaaaagaatATCAAgaggatatatatatagatagatagatagatatagatatagctaAGGTAAGGTACAGACATGTCAGAGATCAGAGGGAAGAGAAGTAGTGTTAGGGTAATGCAGGTTATTATTATATGGCTTTCAATTCACATGCTGCAGTGACAAAAAGACAAGCTTTTCATTTCCAACAGCTCAGATTTCTCTCAGCAGTTCCTCCTCTGTGGCTAAAGGAGGAAATGAGCTGCTGTGGAGTTTGGCCTGAATGAAACCCGCAGCGTCTCGGGAGCTCTGACACGTGACTGACTCCCACGACAATATGGTTTGGTCTGGAAATAAAActgcaaatgtgcaaaatagGTAGTGGGGGAGGACGGGGTAAAATGGACCCTAAACGCTCTGCCACCTACAGCAAAATGAACGGGTATTTATTATAACAGTAATCACAGTGTACACAAAATGGCTCAATTTACCTCAGATAAACAATAACAGATACACCTCCGTCTTTGTCACATTTCcagcaaaacaaattttctACATCAGTAACATCAAGAGGCCAAGTACCAGTATACCACTAGAAATCAATAAACATTTCTGTAGTGCATTTAATTTAGCATTTTTAGTTGAATTCAATGTTTCTGTTATTGCTGGTGCATGTTCCTTCTACATTTTGAAGCAAATCATTATTCCCTTTCACTAAGCTTGAGGgttattgttttgtattaatacagattttttttttttttttttttttttttttttttttattttacatcagtCTAAGCAAACTGAATGTGTTGTCCTTGaatggacaaaacaaaatgtgtgcatTATCCACCCAACATTATGGGCCAGCTATTCACACTATTGCTTTTGAAAGGAAACATTCatgcattttagaaaaaaagttCATGATTTATTTaccccaaaatacaaaaagaaatcattttAGACAAATATTCAATACATCAAATACATACacttaattaaaaacattttaaaaatcatactTCACACGCAAGAAATGGCATCATCAGTTCGACACATTACTTAATTCTGAGTGATGGCTTCAAGTCGGCATTGCAGTTCATTAAAAGTTGAAAGTAATAAATATTGAGAGgctccattcattcagatctgCAGGTCGTCTGCCCAGTGGCTCTGTGGAGGATCACAGGACAAAACAGTCAAGCAAAAACGAGCAAAGGAACACAAAGGTTTGCTTTTGATGGTGGGGCTTGATGCACCACTGTGTTTTATGTAGCATCTCAAAAACTGGCTGTAAATCCAAATCATGGATTACAATAAACATCTTATGCATGCCAAAAAATAGCTGATGGGAAGTCACTGTTTGGGTAACTGCTTAAGTATCAGCTTTATTATATGGGCAACTAGATGAATACATGCCAACTTAACCCCTGTtgaaattttgacattttgaattacCATGATATTTCGCTATTTAAAATGTGGCCAGGTGCCAGAGATTTTCTGCAGCACTTTATAGTACAgatgggatgtcctgaaaacaGCACATCCCTCTACACTATCACTGTATAAAAGCCCAAACTCCCCTACAGTGTGGATGCATGCACTGACAGTGAGACCTACGCCATGTTTCAAACAGGGTCCAACTGTGACCTCTGCTGGCCAAAAGTGACATTACAGTCAATGAGGGCCATGTTACTTTGGGAGTGTCACATCTCATCAACTTCTAATATAAAACATTAATAAGACTGAGAGTTGCCTACTGAGGTTTTTCCACACACTGGTATCTGACTGAGACATTTCACTGACACTGACCTGGGGAAGCACATAAAACTGGTCTCAAGTTTATTTAACCCTTAGAAACCCAGGGAGCCCGTGGACAGGCCGCTATTTagaaaggttttatttgaacCTCGGAACAAAATTCACCGTATTTCTTTTAATAAAAGGACATTATTGGACCTGTTCACTATTTTGATAATCGATTTATTGTACTGAGTCATTTTCAAgttctctgattccagcttctcaaatctcatttttcaCCTATGCACCAAACAACTAACCAATTAACTAATCAACAGATTAAgcaataatgcaaataatcatcAGCTACAGCTCTATTTATAGCAGCAGCAACTGATTCAGGCGACACGGATGTATCCCGCTGACTTACTCTGGATGAAGACGGCGTGATCTCCTCCAGGTCTCCGTAGCAGCCGTTTTTATGGCGGATAAGGCTCCCCCAGAGCACTGAATGATGACAAGCGGGACATTCCCCCTCCACCGGCAGGAGGTGGGAGGGCTCGGACTTGAGGAAGTGCTTGGCCAGGCAGATCAAATGGCTGCTCATGCCA encodes:
- the LOC115376130 gene encoding uncharacterized protein LOC115376130 yields the protein MAAEGAAVEAGSGPDQSPLVSVTFQRDPARKQKYLESEPKALGITQIGLSVFQISVVSVFMARGLDHVSVEIPFIIASLLVIIAGSVAIAAQNLHLPTLKACLGMQIVACGASLFNMIHTVIKLEDHRYRCWYYDEEDLGTLNFTTCKQVSDAYSHMDSESILVQAALVAISITLAAYCCKVVNCCSPAPKMPVITVQAPPAPH
- the LOC115376129 gene encoding uncharacterized protein LOC115376129 isoform X1, which translates into the protein MAAEGAAVDAGSGPDQSPLVSVTFQRDPARKQKYLESEPKALGITQISLSVFQISVVSVFMARGLDHVPVEIPFIIASLLVIIAGSVAIAAQNLHLPTLKACLGMQIVACSASLFNMLLAVIKLEDHSFSCWYFNEINGTVHFPSLCRQLEDAYSHLCSESILVQAALVAISITLAAYCCKVVNCCSPAPKMPVITVQAPPAPAARTDAV
- the LOC115376129 gene encoding uncharacterized protein LOC115376129 isoform X2, with protein sequence MAEGAAVDAGSGPDQSPLVSVTFQRDPARKQKYLESEPKALGITQISLSVFQISVVSVFMARGLDHVPVEIPFIIASLLVIIAGSVAIAAQNLHLPTLKACLGMQIVACSASLFNMLLAVIKLEDHSFSCWYFNEINGTVHFPSLCRQLEDAYSHLCSESILVQAALVAISITLAAYCCKVVNCCSPAPKMPVITVQAPPAPAARTDAV